ACCAAACCAAAAAATAATCTTCGCCGCCGTTTAATTGCTTATCCAAACCGCGGCGCGCCAGCCCTGCCCCGAACCAGCCCGTCCACTCGCTCCAGGAAAAATGCCCCTGTTCATTCAAACAAACGGTCACAGCAAAAAGATCCGCGTGCCATGGTTGCTCAAAGGCGGGTGCGGGTAACTCGGCCCTCATAGCGGTTCCAAATAACTGTGCCACAAATCCAGCATCACCTGATCCAGATCGCTCTCAGCATCTTCCCACAGATCACTCGCAGCAAAGCTGAGCGTATATAGTGGCTGCGGCGCTTCACCCGCGCTATGGGCGTTGCTATCGGGAAAAACATGGTTGCCATGAAGCCTGATGATGGTGCCCACCTGCCCCATAACATAGGCGGGAATACGCGAATGCCCACCAGCAACAGCAAGGTTGCCACTTCTGCGCACCCGCAGCTTTTGCCCAAGTTCAAACGCGATACCGTTACCGGCCTCTGCGCGCAATGTGGGGCCGCCGCTGGACAAGACAGCCGCCACTTTAGCAGCCGGCAAACGCCGCTGTTGCAGCTCTGGGGCGGCCGGTTGGGCGGATAGAGACGTCAGCTCTTCTGCGGTGACAATTGATTTTGCCACCAGCAAATCTGTCAAGCCTGCGAGCCATTTTTCATAATAGGAAAACCGCATGTAATCGCGCGGCTCCAAACATTCGCGCGCGTGGCGTGATTCATCCAGCGACCATCGCCCGAGGCTTCCGGCCGCGAGCGTAAGCGCCAAAGCATGGGCTTGCCACTCTTCTTTAAAAACCGGCTCGGGATCCGCCTCTCTGCGAACGGGGCCATCACCAAACCGTCCGCCCATATCATGCACGCGGCTCATGCCGGGCTCTGAACGATGGCGGTGCCAATCATCGCATCGCGCGTGACCAATGCGGCCAACGCCTCGGCGCTCCACCCTTGCGTACCCGCGGGTTGCTGCGGGATCACCAAATACCGAATTTCGGCGGTTGAATCCCAAGTTTTCAAGGCG
The sequence above is drawn from the Rhodobacteraceae bacterium IMCC1335 genome and encodes:
- a CDS encoding nitrile hydratase accessory protein; this encodes MRAELPAPAFEQPWHADLFAVTVCLNEQGHFSWSEWTGWFGAGLARRGLDKQLNGGEDYFLVWLETLEAVLQRLDMASLDQLASVKTAWQKAYVSTPHGAPVRLPD
- the nthB gene encoding nitrile hydratase subunit beta, with amino-acid sequence MSRVHDMGGRFGDGPVRREADPEPVFKEEWQAHALALTLAAGSLGRWSLDESRHARECLEPRDYMRFSYYEKWLAGLTDLLVAKSIVTAEELTSLSAQPAAPELQQRRLPAAKVAAVLSSGGPTLRAEAGNGIAFELGQKLRVRRSGNLAVAGGHSRIPAYVMGQVGTIIRLHGNHVFPDSNAHSAGEAPQPLYTLSFAASDLWEDAESDLDQVMLDLWHSYLEPL